In Peromyscus eremicus chromosome 2, PerEre_H2_v1, whole genome shotgun sequence, a single genomic region encodes these proteins:
- the Pla2g2c gene encoding putative inactive group IIC secretory phospholipase A2 isoform X1 — translation MKVIAVFIVFIFCWTTSTLSSFWQFQRMVKHITGRSAFFSYYGYGCYCGLGGRGVPVDATDRCCWAHDCCYHSLKEDGCQPILNGYQFSIVNGTVAWKETFPSALRPRKGACLRVRASWRESLHSFVFSFLPALNLSSNRGARARPTLWASKELLAVEFIDFAVSLGNAGY, via the exons GGACAACCTCCACCCTCAGCAGCTTCTGGCAATTCCAGAGGATGGTCAAACACATCACAGGGCGCAGCGCCTTCTTCTCCTATTACGGATACGGCTGCTACTGTGGGCTTGGGGGCAGAGGAGTCCCTGTGGATGCCACAGACAG gtgcTGCTGGGCTCATGACTGCTGTTACCACAGTCTGAAGGAGGATGGCTGCCAGCCAATCTTGAATGGCTACCAGTTCAGCATTGTCAACGGGACTGTGGCCT GGAAGGAGACTTTCCCAAGTGCTTTGAGACCAAGGAAGGGGGCATGTCTGAGAGTCAGAGCTTCTTGGAGAGAGTCTTTGCACAgttttgtcttctcttttctgcCCGCCCTGAATCTCAGCTCTAACCGGGGAGCCAGAGCCCGCCCTACATTATGGGCCAGTAAAGAGTTGTTGGCTGTGGAGTTCATTGACTTTGCGGTTTCCCTAGGCAACGCTGGCTATTGA
- the Pla2g2f gene encoding group IIF secretory phospholipase A2 — protein sequence MADGAQANPKGFRKKVLAKHPARWKSPGLGASSPSRTSRSSLSMKKFFAIAVLAGSVVSTAHSSLLNLKFMVEAITHKNAILYFVGYGCYCGLGGRGKPMDEVDWCCHAHDCCYQKVFDQGCRPYVDHYDHRIENDTVIVCSELNETECDKQTCECDKNLTLCLKDQPYRDKYRGYLNVYCQGPTPNCSIYDPYPEEVTCGHGFPATPVST from the exons ATGGCAGATGGGGCGCAGGCCAACCCCAAAGGGTTCAGGAAGAAGGTGCTGGCTAAACACCCTGCTAGATGGAAGAGTCCAGGCCTTGGGGCCTCTTCTCCTTCCAGAACCTCCAG GTCCAGCCTGAGTATGAAGAAATTCTTTGCCATCGCAGTCCTGGCCGGCAGtg TTGTATCCACTGCGCACAGCAGCCTGCTGAACCTCAAGTTCATGGTGGAAGCCATCACACACAAGAACGCCATCCTGTACTTTGTGGGCTACGGCTGCTACTGCGGGCTGGGGGGGCGCGGCAAGCCCATGGATGAGGTAGACTG gtgctGTCACGCCCATGACTGCTGCTATCAGAAGGTCTTCGACCAGGGCTGCCGCCCTTATGTGGACCACTATGACCACAGGATAGAGAATGATACTGTGATTGTCTGCA GTGAACTCAACGAGACAGAGTGTGACAAGCAGACATGCGAGTGTGACAAGAACTTGACTTTGTGCCTCAAGGACCAGCCGTACAGAGACAAGTACCGAGGCTACCTCAATGTCTACTGCCAGGGTCCCACACCCAACTGCAGCATCTACGACCCGTACCCGGAGGAAGTCACCTGTGGACATGGCTTCCCAGCAACTCCTGTCTCAACCTAG